From the genome of Jannaschia sp. S6380:
AGCTGCGCGCCGCCGCCGAGGCCGCGGCCCTGGCCGACATGCCCTGGTGCGTCACCATGAGCTTCGACACCGCCGGCCGGACGATGATGGGCACCACGTCCGAGGCGATGACGCGCCTGATCGGCAAGCTGGACCACAAGCCGGTCGCCTACGGCGCGAATTGCGGGACCGGCGCATCCGACCTGATCCGCACGATCATGGGGTTCGGCGCGACCGACCGCCCGCTGATCGCCAAGGGCAACGCGGGCATTCCGAAATACGTGGACGGGCACATCCACTATGACGGCACGCCGGACCTGATGGCCCACTATGCCGTGCTGGCCCGCGATGCGGGTGCCACGATCATCGGCGGCTGCTGCGGCACCACGCCGGAGCATCTGCGCGCGATGCGCACCGCGCTGGAGACGCGGCCGGCCGGCGGGGCGCCCGACCTGGACGACGTGGTGGCGCGGCTGGGCGCGTTCTCGTCGGACAGCGACGGCACGGACGGGCGCGCGCCGACGCGGGACCGCTCCGGCAACCGGCGGCGGCGCGCGCGGACATGATGCGAACCATCGGGCTCGTCATCGCGGGGCTTGCGGCGCTTTGCGTCCTGGGCGGCCTGACCGGCCATCTTCACCCCGCCTTCGACAGCCTTGGCATCGCGATGCCCTATGCCGGGTTGGGCCTGCTGGCGCTCGCGGCGTTGCTGCGCCTCGGCCCCGTTCCGCGCCTTGCCATCGGCGCGATCGGTGTCGCGGGCCTGCTGCCGGTGGCCGCAGCCGCGATCGGATCCGACCCCGAGGGTCGCAACACCCTGCGCTTGTTGCAGCACAACCTCTCCATCGAAAACGATGCGCCCGGGTTGCCCGCTCGCGTGGCGGGTCACGATGTCGTCACCCTTCAGGAAGTGCAGGGCGCCGCGTCCGATCTCGCCGACCTGCCCGCGGAATGGGTGCTGCGGACCTGCGGCGGCACCGCCATCGCCAGCCGGCTGCAACGCCTGTCCGATGGGTGCCTGAACGACGGTCACGCCTGGATGCAGGTCGCCGCGCCTGGCGGGCCGGTGACGGTGCTTTCGCTTCACCTGCATTGGCCCTGGCCCGCGCGGGGCGACAGGCAATCGCGTCAGATCGTGCGCCTGGTCCCCGCAATTCGTGCCCTGCCCCGGCCGCTCGTCGTTGCGGGCGATTTCAACCAGATGCCCTGGTCCGATGCCGTTGCCCGCGTGGCCCGGGCGGCCGATGCCGACGTGGCGCCCGGGCTTCGCGTGACGCTTTCGCTAATGGACGGGTTGGCACCGCTGCCGATCGACCACGTCCTGATCCCGCGGAACTGGACGGCCGAGGTCGAGCGGGCGGGGCGGCACGGCTCGGACCACGTGGCGCTGTCGGCCCGGCTTCTGCGACCGGCCTCGTGACAGGGGTCGCGATCGGTGGGGGCGGCTGCGCAGGCGCGTCAGAACAGCGACATCTGCGCACCCGGCACCGCGAACAGGTCGGTCCGCAACGGCGGAAGCCGCCGAGCGAGGCCCAGCGAGGTGCAGGCCCGGTCGAAACGGCGCTGCAGCAGATCCGCATGCACGCCGCGCCCGCGCATCCGGTGCCCGAAGCCTGCGTCATAGAGCTTGCCGCCGTGGAACTCGCGAACGCGGTTCAGCACCTTTCGCGCACGGTCCGGCAAATGCGCGCGCAGCCATTCCTCGAACAGCGGCGCGACCTCCAGCGGCAGGCGCAGCGGGATCATGCTGGCCGCCTGCGCGCCGGCATCGCGCGCGGCTGCCAGGATCGCCTCGACCTCGTGATCGGTCAGCCCCGGAATGGTGGGCGAAACCATGACCCGCACCGTCACCCCTGCCTCGGCCAGCCGCTCGATCGCGCGCAGGCGGCGCGATGGTACGGGCACGCGCGGCTCCAGCTTGCGGGCCAGCGCGTCGTCCAGCGTCGTGACCGACAGGCCCACGCGGCAAAGTTCCGGCCCCATCTCGGTCAGGATGTCGATGTCGCGCTCGACCATCGTGCCCTTGGTCGTGATCCCGACGGGATGGGCATGGTCGCGCAACACCTCCAGCAGGCCCCGCATGATCCCGCGATCGCGCTCGATGGGCTGATAGGGGTCGGTATTGGTGCCGATCGCCAGCATCTTCGGGACGTAGCCCTTCGCCGACAACTCGCGGCGCAGCGCGGCCGCCGCATTCGGCCGCGCGATCAGCCGCGTCTCGAAGTCGAGGCCGGGAGAGAGGCCCAGCCAGGCATGCGTGGGGCGCGCATAGCAGTAGATGCAACCATGCTCGCAGCCACGATAGGGATTGATCGATCGGTCGAAGCCCAGATCCGGCGATTTGTTGGTCGAGATGACCCGTCCGACCCGCTCCTCCCG
Proteins encoded in this window:
- the bmt gene encoding betaine--homocysteine S-methyltransferase, with amino-acid sequence MPDALTDLLRTRDWLLADGATGTTLFNMGLMSGDAPELWNETETDKVRALYRGAVEAGSDLFLTNTFGGNAARLKLHGAEARAGELSRMGAEIGREIADGAGRPVIVAGSMGPTGEIMAPMGPLTHEAAVEIFHQQADGLKAGGADVLWVETISAPEELRAAAEAAALADMPWCVTMSFDTAGRTMMGTTSEAMTRLIGKLDHKPVAYGANCGTGASDLIRTIMGFGATDRPLIAKGNAGIPKYVDGHIHYDGTPDLMAHYAVLARDAGATIIGGCCGTTPEHLRAMRTALETRPAGGAPDLDDVVARLGAFSSDSDGTDGRAPTRDRSGNRRRRART
- a CDS encoding endonuclease/exonuclease/phosphatase family protein, giving the protein MMRTIGLVIAGLAALCVLGGLTGHLHPAFDSLGIAMPYAGLGLLALAALLRLGPVPRLAIGAIGVAGLLPVAAAAIGSDPEGRNTLRLLQHNLSIENDAPGLPARVAGHDVVTLQEVQGAASDLADLPAEWVLRTCGGTAIASRLQRLSDGCLNDGHAWMQVAAPGGPVTVLSLHLHWPWPARGDRQSRQIVRLVPAIRALPRPLVVAGDFNQMPWSDAVARVARAADADVAPGLRVTLSLMDGLAPLPIDHVLIPRNWTAEVERAGRHGSDHVALSARLLRPAS
- a CDS encoding PA0069 family radical SAM protein → MGLERHDYPVVPRGRGARSNANGRYERHTRDAPLPERIATEVREERVGRVISTNKSPDLGFDRSINPYRGCEHGCIYCYARPTHAWLGLSPGLDFETRLIARPNAAAALRRELSAKGYVPKMLAIGTNTDPYQPIERDRGIMRGLLEVLRDHAHPVGITTKGTMVERDIDILTEMGPELCRVGLSVTTLDDALARKLEPRVPVPSRRLRAIERLAEAGVTVRVMVSPTIPGLTDHEVEAILAAARDAGAQAASMIPLRLPLEVAPLFEEWLRAHLPDRARKVLNRVREFHGGKLYDAGFGHRMRGRGVHADLLQRRFDRACTSLGLARRLPPLRTDLFAVPGAQMSLF